Proteins encoded in a region of the Ziziphus jujuba cultivar Dongzao chromosome 3, ASM3175591v1 genome:
- the LOC107434871 gene encoding uncharacterized protein LOC107434871 isoform X4: MADTSKGSYGYILSSREREIQRNTQTVKSNEFGCCLESKTYDKEGRNGSMHNSRKMSHCQCNGNGLNYREVLKKGSGEKLTLQKDGLVENMPQIREIDIGSCPVEAAFASPIESSRKVPSSSFEFYVRSEEGINLYVDLNSSPSDWTKRFQNEVHICENVQSNKCQRLHEDLGCGDGDKELERSFLCDISAGQIKEGHVHTRSSSSSKIKISDHMDLATFDQPEEGDRSLISSAILPYSMSINVSEQLKEDRSLKSFNPNSTAENQIISVAESCAKDGVMAVVHSDVIDPPHIKLVCDSIVNSISDGSLSPALEYENSNLAECQNSTLQNVCSLVDTAVVNPGCSVSGSVEMQSSEVASCLKDAPCSPFENGGFLGLVDANHNTETEKGDLANLSDLNPDAYENHLASSAEEWERSNTVNGRESSECSQFSNTFDKTCFSSDNLDIKEELHRKRKHMEGEHQSLYVRPDPKILRSMTRITRKDPPRRSTRLMSK; encoded by the exons ATGGCAGATACCAGTAAAG GTAGCTATGGATATATCCTGAGTTCCAGAGAAAGAGAAATCCAAAGGAACACTCAGACTGTTAAATCCAATGAATTTGGCTGTTGCCTAGAATCTAAGACTTATGATAAG GAAGGAAGAAATGGTTCAATGCATAATTCCAGGAAGATGTCTCACTGTCAGTGCAATGGGAATGGTTTGAATTACAGAGAGGTCCTAAAAAAAGGATCTGGTGAGAAATTGACCTTACAAAAAGATGGCTTAGTAGAAAATATGCCCCAAATTAGAGAAATAGATATTGGTTCATGTCCTGTAGAAGCTGCTTTTGCTTCCCCCATAGAAAGTTCCCGAAAAGTTCCTTCCTCTTCTTTTGAGTTTTATGTCAGATCAGAGGAGGGTATCAATCTTTATGTTGATCTGAATTCAAGCCCATCTGACTGGACTAAGAGATTCCAAAATGAAGTTCACATATGTGAGAACGTACAAAGTAACAAATGTCAACGTCTTCATGAGGACCTTGGATGTGGGGATGGAGATAAAGAATTGGAACGTTCCTTTTTATGTGATATAAGTGCTGGTCAAATCAAGGAGGGACATGTACATACCAGATCTTCCTCgagttcaaaaataaaaataagtgatCACATGGACCTTGCTACCTTTGATCAACCAGAGGAGGGTGATAGAAGTTTAATTTCATCTGCAATTCTACCATATAGCATGTCTATCAATGTTTCTGAGCAGTTAAAGGAAGATCGTAGCCTCAAGTCATTTAATCCCAATTCCACTGCTGAGAACCAAATTATTTCTGTTGCTGAATCTTGTGCTAAAGATGGGGTTATGGCAGTTGTTCATTCAGATGTTATCGACCCTCCTCACATTAAGTTAGTCTGTGATTCTATCGTCAACTCAATATCAGATGGTTCATTAAGTCCTGCATTGGAGTATGAAAATTCCAACCTTGCTGAGTGTCAGAATTCAACTTTGCAGAATGTCTGTAGTCTTGTGGACACTGCTGTTGTAAATCCTGGATGCTCAGTTAGTGGTTCTGTAGAGATGCAGTCATCAGAAGTTGCAAGTTGCCTTAAAGATGCACCATGTTCACCTTTTGAAAATGGTGGGTTCCTGGGTTTGGTTGATGCAAACCACAATACAGAAACAGAAAAGGGTGATCTAGCTAACTTAAGTGACCTGAATCCTGATGCTTATGAGAACCATTTGGCATCATCTGCTGAGGAATGG GAGAGGAGCAACACTGTAAATGGGAGGGAAAGTTCAGA ATGCTCGCAATTTTCCAATACATTTGATAAGACTTGCTTCAGCTCTGACAATTTGGATATTAAAGAAGAACTTCATAGGAAAAGGAAACATATGGAAGGTGAACATCAAAGTCTCTATGTTAGACCTGATCCAAAGATTTTAAGAAGTATGACACGTATCACCCGAAAAGACCCTCCCAGAAGATCCACGCGGCTGATGTCTAAG TGA
- the LOC107434871 gene encoding uncharacterized protein LOC107434871 isoform X2: MMATKEKEGFYQNLSRKELQSMCKIYGLPANKSHSDLAKSLVAFLEKNSKSTSSGERVGGVNKDSLPASITQLQFGAQLNSMADTSSYGYILSSREREIQRNTQTVKSNEFGCCLESKTYDKEGRNGSMHNSRKMSHCQCNGNGLNYREVLKKGSGEKLTLQKDGLVENMPQIREIDIGSCPVEAAFASPIESSRKVPSSSFEFYVRSEEGINLYVDLNSSPSDWTKRFQNEVHICENVQSNKCQRLHEDLGCGDGDKELERSFLCDISAGQIKEGHVHTRSSSSSKIKISDHMDLATFDQPEEGDRSLISSAILPYSMSINVSEQLKEDRSLKSFNPNSTAENQIISVAESCAKDGVMAVVHSDVIDPPHIKLVCDSIVNSISDGSLSPALEYENSNLAECQNSTLQNVCSLVDTAVVNPGCSVSGSVEMQSSEVASCLKDAPCSPFENGGFLGLVDANHNTETEKGDLANLSDLNPDAYENHLASSAEEWERSNTVNGRESSECSQFSNTFDKTCFSSDNLDIKEELHRKRKHMEGEHQSLYVRPDPKILRSMTRITRKDPPRRSTRLMSK, translated from the exons AAGAATTCAAAATCAACATCGTCCGGAGAAAGGGTGGGTGGAGTTAACAAGGATTCACTTCCTGCTTCAATAACACAACTGCAGTTTGGAGCACAGTTAAACTCCATGGCAGATACCA GTAGCTATGGATATATCCTGAGTTCCAGAGAAAGAGAAATCCAAAGGAACACTCAGACTGTTAAATCCAATGAATTTGGCTGTTGCCTAGAATCTAAGACTTATGATAAG GAAGGAAGAAATGGTTCAATGCATAATTCCAGGAAGATGTCTCACTGTCAGTGCAATGGGAATGGTTTGAATTACAGAGAGGTCCTAAAAAAAGGATCTGGTGAGAAATTGACCTTACAAAAAGATGGCTTAGTAGAAAATATGCCCCAAATTAGAGAAATAGATATTGGTTCATGTCCTGTAGAAGCTGCTTTTGCTTCCCCCATAGAAAGTTCCCGAAAAGTTCCTTCCTCTTCTTTTGAGTTTTATGTCAGATCAGAGGAGGGTATCAATCTTTATGTTGATCTGAATTCAAGCCCATCTGACTGGACTAAGAGATTCCAAAATGAAGTTCACATATGTGAGAACGTACAAAGTAACAAATGTCAACGTCTTCATGAGGACCTTGGATGTGGGGATGGAGATAAAGAATTGGAACGTTCCTTTTTATGTGATATAAGTGCTGGTCAAATCAAGGAGGGACATGTACATACCAGATCTTCCTCgagttcaaaaataaaaataagtgatCACATGGACCTTGCTACCTTTGATCAACCAGAGGAGGGTGATAGAAGTTTAATTTCATCTGCAATTCTACCATATAGCATGTCTATCAATGTTTCTGAGCAGTTAAAGGAAGATCGTAGCCTCAAGTCATTTAATCCCAATTCCACTGCTGAGAACCAAATTATTTCTGTTGCTGAATCTTGTGCTAAAGATGGGGTTATGGCAGTTGTTCATTCAGATGTTATCGACCCTCCTCACATTAAGTTAGTCTGTGATTCTATCGTCAACTCAATATCAGATGGTTCATTAAGTCCTGCATTGGAGTATGAAAATTCCAACCTTGCTGAGTGTCAGAATTCAACTTTGCAGAATGTCTGTAGTCTTGTGGACACTGCTGTTGTAAATCCTGGATGCTCAGTTAGTGGTTCTGTAGAGATGCAGTCATCAGAAGTTGCAAGTTGCCTTAAAGATGCACCATGTTCACCTTTTGAAAATGGTGGGTTCCTGGGTTTGGTTGATGCAAACCACAATACAGAAACAGAAAAGGGTGATCTAGCTAACTTAAGTGACCTGAATCCTGATGCTTATGAGAACCATTTGGCATCATCTGCTGAGGAATGG GAGAGGAGCAACACTGTAAATGGGAGGGAAAGTTCAGA ATGCTCGCAATTTTCCAATACATTTGATAAGACTTGCTTCAGCTCTGACAATTTGGATATTAAAGAAGAACTTCATAGGAAAAGGAAACATATGGAAGGTGAACATCAAAGTCTCTATGTTAGACCTGATCCAAAGATTTTAAGAAGTATGACACGTATCACCCGAAAAGACCCTCCCAGAAGATCCACGCGGCTGATGTCTAAG TGA
- the LOC107434871 gene encoding uncharacterized protein LOC107434871 isoform X3: protein MMATKEKEGFYQNLSRKELQSMCKIYGLPANKSHSDLAKSLVAFLEKNSKSTSSGERVGGVNKDSLPASITQLQFGAQLNSMADTSKGSYGYILSSREREIQRNTQTVKSNEFGCCLESKTYDKEGRNGSMHNSRKMSHCQCNGNGLNYREVLKKGSGEKLTLQKDGLVENMPQIREIDIGSCPVEAAFASPIESSRKVPSSSFEFYVRSEEGINLYVDLNSSPSDWTKRFQNEVHICENVQSNKCQRLHEDLGCGDGDKELERSFLCDISAGQIKEGHVHTRSSSSSKIKISDHMDLATFDQPEEGDRSLISSAILPYSMSINVSEQLKEDRSLKSFNPNSTAENQIISVAESCAKDGVMAVVHSDVIDPPHIKLVCDSIVNSISDGSLSPALEYENSNLAECQNSTLQNVCSLVDTAVVNPGCSVSGSVEMQSSEVASCLKDAPCSPFENGGFLGLVDANHNTETEKGDLANLSDLNPDAYENHLASSAEEWERSNTVNGRESSE from the exons AAGAATTCAAAATCAACATCGTCCGGAGAAAGGGTGGGTGGAGTTAACAAGGATTCACTTCCTGCTTCAATAACACAACTGCAGTTTGGAGCACAGTTAAACTCCATGGCAGATACCAGTAAAG GTAGCTATGGATATATCCTGAGTTCCAGAGAAAGAGAAATCCAAAGGAACACTCAGACTGTTAAATCCAATGAATTTGGCTGTTGCCTAGAATCTAAGACTTATGATAAG GAAGGAAGAAATGGTTCAATGCATAATTCCAGGAAGATGTCTCACTGTCAGTGCAATGGGAATGGTTTGAATTACAGAGAGGTCCTAAAAAAAGGATCTGGTGAGAAATTGACCTTACAAAAAGATGGCTTAGTAGAAAATATGCCCCAAATTAGAGAAATAGATATTGGTTCATGTCCTGTAGAAGCTGCTTTTGCTTCCCCCATAGAAAGTTCCCGAAAAGTTCCTTCCTCTTCTTTTGAGTTTTATGTCAGATCAGAGGAGGGTATCAATCTTTATGTTGATCTGAATTCAAGCCCATCTGACTGGACTAAGAGATTCCAAAATGAAGTTCACATATGTGAGAACGTACAAAGTAACAAATGTCAACGTCTTCATGAGGACCTTGGATGTGGGGATGGAGATAAAGAATTGGAACGTTCCTTTTTATGTGATATAAGTGCTGGTCAAATCAAGGAGGGACATGTACATACCAGATCTTCCTCgagttcaaaaataaaaataagtgatCACATGGACCTTGCTACCTTTGATCAACCAGAGGAGGGTGATAGAAGTTTAATTTCATCTGCAATTCTACCATATAGCATGTCTATCAATGTTTCTGAGCAGTTAAAGGAAGATCGTAGCCTCAAGTCATTTAATCCCAATTCCACTGCTGAGAACCAAATTATTTCTGTTGCTGAATCTTGTGCTAAAGATGGGGTTATGGCAGTTGTTCATTCAGATGTTATCGACCCTCCTCACATTAAGTTAGTCTGTGATTCTATCGTCAACTCAATATCAGATGGTTCATTAAGTCCTGCATTGGAGTATGAAAATTCCAACCTTGCTGAGTGTCAGAATTCAACTTTGCAGAATGTCTGTAGTCTTGTGGACACTGCTGTTGTAAATCCTGGATGCTCAGTTAGTGGTTCTGTAGAGATGCAGTCATCAGAAGTTGCAAGTTGCCTTAAAGATGCACCATGTTCACCTTTTGAAAATGGTGGGTTCCTGGGTTTGGTTGATGCAAACCACAATACAGAAACAGAAAAGGGTGATCTAGCTAACTTAAGTGACCTGAATCCTGATGCTTATGAGAACCATTTGGCATCATCTGCTGAGGAATGG GAGAGGAGCAACACTGTAAATGGGAGGGAAAGTTCAGAGTAA
- the LOC107434871 gene encoding uncharacterized protein LOC107434871 isoform X1: MMATKEKEGFYQNLSRKELQSMCKIYGLPANKSHSDLAKSLVAFLEKNSKSTSSGERVGGVNKDSLPASITQLQFGAQLNSMADTSKGSYGYILSSREREIQRNTQTVKSNEFGCCLESKTYDKEGRNGSMHNSRKMSHCQCNGNGLNYREVLKKGSGEKLTLQKDGLVENMPQIREIDIGSCPVEAAFASPIESSRKVPSSSFEFYVRSEEGINLYVDLNSSPSDWTKRFQNEVHICENVQSNKCQRLHEDLGCGDGDKELERSFLCDISAGQIKEGHVHTRSSSSSKIKISDHMDLATFDQPEEGDRSLISSAILPYSMSINVSEQLKEDRSLKSFNPNSTAENQIISVAESCAKDGVMAVVHSDVIDPPHIKLVCDSIVNSISDGSLSPALEYENSNLAECQNSTLQNVCSLVDTAVVNPGCSVSGSVEMQSSEVASCLKDAPCSPFENGGFLGLVDANHNTETEKGDLANLSDLNPDAYENHLASSAEEWERSNTVNGRESSECSQFSNTFDKTCFSSDNLDIKEELHRKRKHMEGEHQSLYVRPDPKILRSMTRITRKDPPRRSTRLMSK; the protein is encoded by the exons AAGAATTCAAAATCAACATCGTCCGGAGAAAGGGTGGGTGGAGTTAACAAGGATTCACTTCCTGCTTCAATAACACAACTGCAGTTTGGAGCACAGTTAAACTCCATGGCAGATACCAGTAAAG GTAGCTATGGATATATCCTGAGTTCCAGAGAAAGAGAAATCCAAAGGAACACTCAGACTGTTAAATCCAATGAATTTGGCTGTTGCCTAGAATCTAAGACTTATGATAAG GAAGGAAGAAATGGTTCAATGCATAATTCCAGGAAGATGTCTCACTGTCAGTGCAATGGGAATGGTTTGAATTACAGAGAGGTCCTAAAAAAAGGATCTGGTGAGAAATTGACCTTACAAAAAGATGGCTTAGTAGAAAATATGCCCCAAATTAGAGAAATAGATATTGGTTCATGTCCTGTAGAAGCTGCTTTTGCTTCCCCCATAGAAAGTTCCCGAAAAGTTCCTTCCTCTTCTTTTGAGTTTTATGTCAGATCAGAGGAGGGTATCAATCTTTATGTTGATCTGAATTCAAGCCCATCTGACTGGACTAAGAGATTCCAAAATGAAGTTCACATATGTGAGAACGTACAAAGTAACAAATGTCAACGTCTTCATGAGGACCTTGGATGTGGGGATGGAGATAAAGAATTGGAACGTTCCTTTTTATGTGATATAAGTGCTGGTCAAATCAAGGAGGGACATGTACATACCAGATCTTCCTCgagttcaaaaataaaaataagtgatCACATGGACCTTGCTACCTTTGATCAACCAGAGGAGGGTGATAGAAGTTTAATTTCATCTGCAATTCTACCATATAGCATGTCTATCAATGTTTCTGAGCAGTTAAAGGAAGATCGTAGCCTCAAGTCATTTAATCCCAATTCCACTGCTGAGAACCAAATTATTTCTGTTGCTGAATCTTGTGCTAAAGATGGGGTTATGGCAGTTGTTCATTCAGATGTTATCGACCCTCCTCACATTAAGTTAGTCTGTGATTCTATCGTCAACTCAATATCAGATGGTTCATTAAGTCCTGCATTGGAGTATGAAAATTCCAACCTTGCTGAGTGTCAGAATTCAACTTTGCAGAATGTCTGTAGTCTTGTGGACACTGCTGTTGTAAATCCTGGATGCTCAGTTAGTGGTTCTGTAGAGATGCAGTCATCAGAAGTTGCAAGTTGCCTTAAAGATGCACCATGTTCACCTTTTGAAAATGGTGGGTTCCTGGGTTTGGTTGATGCAAACCACAATACAGAAACAGAAAAGGGTGATCTAGCTAACTTAAGTGACCTGAATCCTGATGCTTATGAGAACCATTTGGCATCATCTGCTGAGGAATGG GAGAGGAGCAACACTGTAAATGGGAGGGAAAGTTCAGA ATGCTCGCAATTTTCCAATACATTTGATAAGACTTGCTTCAGCTCTGACAATTTGGATATTAAAGAAGAACTTCATAGGAAAAGGAAACATATGGAAGGTGAACATCAAAGTCTCTATGTTAGACCTGATCCAAAGATTTTAAGAAGTATGACACGTATCACCCGAAAAGACCCTCCCAGAAGATCCACGCGGCTGATGTCTAAG TGA
- the LOC107434871 gene encoding uncharacterized protein LOC107434871 isoform X5, with amino-acid sequence MADTSSYGYILSSREREIQRNTQTVKSNEFGCCLESKTYDKEGRNGSMHNSRKMSHCQCNGNGLNYREVLKKGSGEKLTLQKDGLVENMPQIREIDIGSCPVEAAFASPIESSRKVPSSSFEFYVRSEEGINLYVDLNSSPSDWTKRFQNEVHICENVQSNKCQRLHEDLGCGDGDKELERSFLCDISAGQIKEGHVHTRSSSSSKIKISDHMDLATFDQPEEGDRSLISSAILPYSMSINVSEQLKEDRSLKSFNPNSTAENQIISVAESCAKDGVMAVVHSDVIDPPHIKLVCDSIVNSISDGSLSPALEYENSNLAECQNSTLQNVCSLVDTAVVNPGCSVSGSVEMQSSEVASCLKDAPCSPFENGGFLGLVDANHNTETEKGDLANLSDLNPDAYENHLASSAEEWERSNTVNGRESSECSQFSNTFDKTCFSSDNLDIKEELHRKRKHMEGEHQSLYVRPDPKILRSMTRITRKDPPRRSTRLMSK; translated from the exons ATGGCAGATACCA GTAGCTATGGATATATCCTGAGTTCCAGAGAAAGAGAAATCCAAAGGAACACTCAGACTGTTAAATCCAATGAATTTGGCTGTTGCCTAGAATCTAAGACTTATGATAAG GAAGGAAGAAATGGTTCAATGCATAATTCCAGGAAGATGTCTCACTGTCAGTGCAATGGGAATGGTTTGAATTACAGAGAGGTCCTAAAAAAAGGATCTGGTGAGAAATTGACCTTACAAAAAGATGGCTTAGTAGAAAATATGCCCCAAATTAGAGAAATAGATATTGGTTCATGTCCTGTAGAAGCTGCTTTTGCTTCCCCCATAGAAAGTTCCCGAAAAGTTCCTTCCTCTTCTTTTGAGTTTTATGTCAGATCAGAGGAGGGTATCAATCTTTATGTTGATCTGAATTCAAGCCCATCTGACTGGACTAAGAGATTCCAAAATGAAGTTCACATATGTGAGAACGTACAAAGTAACAAATGTCAACGTCTTCATGAGGACCTTGGATGTGGGGATGGAGATAAAGAATTGGAACGTTCCTTTTTATGTGATATAAGTGCTGGTCAAATCAAGGAGGGACATGTACATACCAGATCTTCCTCgagttcaaaaataaaaataagtgatCACATGGACCTTGCTACCTTTGATCAACCAGAGGAGGGTGATAGAAGTTTAATTTCATCTGCAATTCTACCATATAGCATGTCTATCAATGTTTCTGAGCAGTTAAAGGAAGATCGTAGCCTCAAGTCATTTAATCCCAATTCCACTGCTGAGAACCAAATTATTTCTGTTGCTGAATCTTGTGCTAAAGATGGGGTTATGGCAGTTGTTCATTCAGATGTTATCGACCCTCCTCACATTAAGTTAGTCTGTGATTCTATCGTCAACTCAATATCAGATGGTTCATTAAGTCCTGCATTGGAGTATGAAAATTCCAACCTTGCTGAGTGTCAGAATTCAACTTTGCAGAATGTCTGTAGTCTTGTGGACACTGCTGTTGTAAATCCTGGATGCTCAGTTAGTGGTTCTGTAGAGATGCAGTCATCAGAAGTTGCAAGTTGCCTTAAAGATGCACCATGTTCACCTTTTGAAAATGGTGGGTTCCTGGGTTTGGTTGATGCAAACCACAATACAGAAACAGAAAAGGGTGATCTAGCTAACTTAAGTGACCTGAATCCTGATGCTTATGAGAACCATTTGGCATCATCTGCTGAGGAATGG GAGAGGAGCAACACTGTAAATGGGAGGGAAAGTTCAGA ATGCTCGCAATTTTCCAATACATTTGATAAGACTTGCTTCAGCTCTGACAATTTGGATATTAAAGAAGAACTTCATAGGAAAAGGAAACATATGGAAGGTGAACATCAAAGTCTCTATGTTAGACCTGATCCAAAGATTTTAAGAAGTATGACACGTATCACCCGAAAAGACCCTCCCAGAAGATCCACGCGGCTGATGTCTAAG TGA